In Capsicum annuum cultivar UCD-10X-F1 chromosome 7, UCD10Xv1.1, whole genome shotgun sequence, one genomic interval encodes:
- the LOC107877979 gene encoding dentin sialophosphoprotein, whose translation MKKSNFLRSSKDMLTKNFNSTKCKMSLKLASSRLKLLKNKKEVQVKQMKRELAQLLDSGQDRTARIRVEHVVREEKMMAAYDLIEIYCELIIARLPIIESQKDCPIDLKEAITSVVFASPRCGDITELVDVRKHLTSKYGKEFINAAIELRPSCGVSRMLVEKLSAKAPDGQTKMRILGAIAEEHGIQWHPKSVEEAESVPSNDLLNGSGSLEKAGNIHEDATHFEASDVRTPLDHGKRPNASSNFPEQNTRSSLGTQNFVSAHGGGRGVTPSSNYHHGVSPSGSRDEGSEAGQSIPGDVNFSIGKQNWSMEFKDATSAAQAAAESAERASLAARAAAELSRVTRQYSSESQRTEVQSSGGGGRGRYDTSINEHFRKDSATSSLPDRNPRLKNERIDSLQHENLAREARQFHDNNHGTSGGSGPGKYEHSPNDSVIRSSPERTSRFQQERAENLQHDNLARATRHHNDMHGTSDRPGSQVSTGATGSVNNDDSFATVAEGDKYVQKSLSKEDSRNIMIQRKSSGRTESESMNSFKNESMEDFNYFGEEATTKYPKINSSDSYLTTSGFGENIHYSSHQSYGKDAINDPFYNVYQGHIPSETVNKSCDDSASVAFDDSGSEEDYNIKFDSDPVYDDQQAKLYFPSPERKSPTYNSAIKKSWSFDSDKSLAKSPLASEISVGRPSPQLYGNLAPAGDNSRQENTVPTFDNSDGMNSDSDIEMVRLPIGTDGKKWSHSLSDERVFGDMQKHNKTDKSDSISFSSEDEAKHTKPQDGKDDRNPPALPRTQTDDGSLASSVSGFENEFTFGKLTGGLKHKGHIPPPYLRSQLTNVSSSVESGMESPAMRSQDVAPSKNSVGLGMQTKRDDKSNSRLDDTHSVSDTDSSDEDFSQEASSYRQRTYARKTGSNTKYAGLRGSTAYFDSDSSDSEAGHKKQLIAGSSSQLSGGFSRRTKASSFILDTNSSSKLKISSEAAVNSDSGVDGKLTSRSFGIKTQERLKPVRNSCAGDTKEPQRLTRNFYSSESHEAPSGTRISSGQPSSGPAISRPITQPKITSHEGRQRSARVEQPSSSSQMTAASGNSDAPKPPTSGGDIFSREDSMKKASHVHPKLPDYDDIASKLQSLRMNPK comes from the exons ATGAAGAAATCGAATTTCTTGAGAAGTTCAAAAGATATGCTTACCAAGAACTTCAATTCCACCAAATG TAAGATGTCGTTAAAGCTAGCGTCTTCAAGGTTGAAATTGTTGAAGAACAAGAAGGAAGTGCAAGTGAAGCAAATGAAAAGAGAACTGGCCCAGTTGCTCGATTCTGGTCAGGACCGGACAGCAAGAATTCGC GTGGAGCATGTTGTTAGGGAGGAGAAGATGATGGCGGCATATGATCTTATAGAGATTTATTGTGAACTGATCATTGCACGCTTGCCTATTATTGAGTCACAAAA AGATTGCCCCATTGACTTGAAGGAAGCAATCACCAGTGTAGTATTTGCGTCACCAAGGTGTGGAGACATAACAGAACTTGTAGATGTGAGGAAGCATCTTACctcaaaatatggaaaagaattcaTAAATGCAGCAATTGAGCTCCGTCCGAGTTGTGGAGTTAGCCGAATG TTGGTTGAGAAGTTATCTGCCAAGGCACCTGATGGGCAGACCAAGATGAGAATCTTGGGGGCAATTGCTGAGGAACATGGTATTCAATGGCATCCAAAATCAGTAGAAGAGGCGGAGTCGGTGCCTTCAAATGACTTGCTG AATGGATCTGGTAGTTTAGAGAAGGCTGGTAACATCCATGAAGATGCTACTCATTTCGAAGCTTCAGATGTGAGAACTCCACTTGATCATGGTAAAAGGCCTAATGCATCCTCAAATTTCCCAGAGCAGAACACAAGATCCTCATTGGGGACCCAAAACTTTGTCTCTGCACATGGTGGTGGTAGAGGCGTAACACCATCTTCTAACTATCATCATGGAGTTAGTCCTTCAG GGTCTAGGGATGAAGGGTCAGAAGCTGGGCAGTCAATTCCTGGAGATGTTAATTTTTCTATTGGTAAGCAGAATTGGAGTATGGAATTTAAGGATGCTACCTCTGCTGCTCAAGCCGCTGCTGAGTCTGCAGAGCGTGCAAGCTTAGCTGCCAGAGCCGCTGCAGAACTTTCGAGGGTTACGAGGCAATATTCCTCAGAATCTCAGAGGACTGAAGTACAGTCTTCAGGAGGTGGAGGACGAGGAAGGTATGACACAAGTATCAATGAACATTTCCGCAAAGATTCAGCAACCAGCTCTTTACCTGATAGAAATCCAAGGCTTAAGAATGAAAGGATTGATAGTTTGCAACATGAAAATCTGGCTAGAGAGGCGAGACAATTTCACGATAATAATCATGGTACTTCAGGAGGTTCAGGACCAGGAAAGTATGAACATTCTCCTAAtgattcagttatcagatcttcACCTGAGAGAACTTCAAGGTTTCAGCAAGAAAGGGCAGAGAATTTGCAACATGATAATCTAGCCAGAGCAACAAGACATCATAATGATATGCATGGTACTTCAGATAGGCCTGGTTCACAAGTTTCCACAGGTGCCACTGGTTCAGTTAATAATGACGATTCATTTGCTACCGTTGCAGAAGGTGATAAGTATGTGCAGAAAAGTTTATCTAAAGAGGACAGTAGAAACATTATGATACAGAGAAAATCATCTGGTAGAACCGAATCTGAATCCATGAATAGTTTTAAGAATGAGTCAATGGAGGACTTCAATTATTTTGGAGAAGAAGCTACTACAAAATATCCGAAAATTAATTCTTCAGATTCTTATTTAACCACTTCAGGTTTTGGTGAAAATATTCATTATTCTAGCCACCAAAGTTATGGAAAAGATGCGATTAATGATCCATTTTATAATGTTTACCAAGGTCACATTCCTAGTGAAACTGTTaataagagttgtgatgattCTGCCTCGGTTGCTTTCGATGATTCTGGCTCAGAAGAAGATTATAATATCAAGTTCGACTCAGATCCTGTATATGATGACCAACAGGCCAAACTTTATTTTCCATCACCAGAAAGGAAATCACCTACTTACAACTCTGCAATTAAAAAATCGTGGAGCTTTGACTCTGACAAATCACTGGCAAAATCTCCTTTGGCATCAGAAATCTCTGTGGGAAGGCCCTCGCCTCAATTATATGGAAACTTGGCTCCCGCTGGTGACAATTCACGACAAGAAAATACTGTACCAACCTTTGACAATTCTGATGGTATGAACTCTGATAGTGACATCGAAATGGTCCGACTCCCAATCG GAACTGATGGGAAGAAATGGTCACACTCCTTATCTGACGAAAGGGTGTTCGGTGATATGCAAAAACATAATAAAACTGATAAAAGTGACTCAATTAGTTTCAGTTCAGAAGATGAGGCTAAGCATACAAAACCCCAAGATGGAAAGGACGACCGCAATCCACCAGCTTTGCCCCGGACACAGACAGATGATGGTAGTTTAGCTTCTTCAGTTTCTGGGTTCGAAAATGAATTCACATTTGGGAAGTTAACTGGTGGCCTTAAGCATAAAGGTCATATCCCTCCACCTTACTTGAGGAGCCAGTTGACTAATGTTTCATCTTCAGTCGAGAGTGGTATGGAAAGTCCTGCGATGAGGTCACAAGATGTTGCTCCCTCCAAGAATTCTGTTGGTTTAGGAATGCAGACAAAAAGAGATGATAAGTCAAACTCAAGATTGGATGACACTCATTCTGTTTCAGATACCGACAGTTCCGATGAGGATTTTTCACAAGAAGCTTCAAGTTACAGACAAAGAACTTATGCACGAAAAACAGGCAGCAATACAAAATATGCAGGATTACGAGGTTCAACTGCATATTTTGATTCTGATAGCAGTGATTCCGAGGCTGGTCATAAGAAACAATTGATTGCTGGTAGTAGTAGTCAATTGAGTGGTGGGTTTTCTCGTAGGACTAAAGCTTCGTCCTTCATCTTAGATACAAACTCTTCGTCCAAGCTTAAAATCAGCTCTGAGGCAGCTGTTAATTCTGACTCTGGTGTAGACGGAAAGCTCACCAGCCGCTCTTTCGGTATTAAAACTCAAGAACGTCTGAAACCCGTCAGGAATTCTTGTGCGGGTGATACAAAGGAACCGCAGAGACTGACCAGGAACTTTTACAGCAGTGAGTCGCATGAAGCCCCATCAGGTACAAGGATAAGTTCAGGGCAGCCCAGCTCTGGACCTGCAATTTCAAGGCCTATTACACAGCCGAAGATCACTTCACATGAAGGGAGACAGAGGTCAGCAAGAGTGGAACAACCATCTAGCTCTTCCCAAATGACAGCAGCATCAGGCAACAGTGATGCTCCAAAGCCGCCAACCTCGGGTGGGGACATATTTTCTAGAGAGGATAGCATGAAGAAAGCTAGTCATGTACATCCAAAGCTGcctgattatgatgatattgcttCCAAGTTGCAGTCACTTCGAATGAATCCCAAGTAA
- the LOC107876571 gene encoding uncharacterized protein LOC107876571, whose amino-acid sequence MEKQTLPLPFPQRARKHQGEANYKKFLDLLKQVQVNLSLVGILQSVPKYEKYLKDIVTNKNRLIEYATVALTQECTSKIQNKLATKLKDPGSFTLKITIGQTICARGLYDLGASVNLMPILWYRKMGLGSPKPITIILQLADRSLSRTYGIIEDVLVQVGSLIFSVDFVILNFEADFVVPFILG is encoded by the coding sequence ATGGAGAAACAGACTCTTCCTTTACCTTTTCCTCAAAGGGCAAGGAAGCATCAAGGGGAAGCCAATTACAAGAAGTTCTTAGATCTTCTGAAGCAGGTTCAAGTGAATCTTTCTCTTGTTGGCATTTTGCAGAGTGtgccaaaatatgaaaaatacctGAAGGACATAGTTACAAATAAGAACCGGTTGATCGAATATGCTACAGTTGCACTTACTCAAGAGTGCACATCTAAGATTCAAAACAAATTGGCCACAAAGCTTAAAGATCCAGGTAGTTTCACCTTGAAAATTACCATTGGACAAACTATTTGTGCACGGGGATTGTATGATTTGGGAGCTAGCGTAAATCTTATGCCCATATTGTGGTATCGGaagatgggtcttgggagtcccaaacccatTACTATTATTTTACAGTTGGCAGATCGATCACTCTCTAGGACATATGGTATTATTGAAGATGTGTTGGTGCAAGTAGGATCTTTAATCTTTTCAGTGGATTTTGTAATTCTTAACTTTGAGGCTGATTTTGtggttccatttattttgggatga